Genomic window (bacterium):
CGATTAAGAAGGGATGCCTTCAAGAATTCCGCCGCGATTTTACTAGCAAACTTCAAGCGGATGACAAAGCATCAACGCAAGCCTAATTCAAGAGACGCTCTTCCCGGTAGACTCACGTTCACGCCGTAAAAGCTAAAGCCATAACGCTCAATTTTTCGAGGGTGAATTGGCTTACCGTGAACGTTTATCGATGCAAGTTGAGGGGCAAGAAAGAGCAGGGTTGCCTCATCCATATCCTCTTCTGCATAGGCTGTCAGCGTTGGGCCTTCATTCCCATCTCGGAGGGTATACTTGACTTTGCGGCGAGAGGCTTCCCACTGCCATATTTCACTCGATTTCCACCACTCCATCCCGAGGCTGCGTCCAACGACGACGAGCTTGCGGAAGGTTTCCTGAGTGAGTCCGTTTTGCGTTAGACCTGGTCGAATAACAAAATGGGCAACCCCGTGATGTCTGGCTGTTCTTTCAATAAGTCCTTGGCAACTCTGCGAAGGTAAGAAGCCATCAGGCTCGCGTGACAAAAACGGTAGTTCAAAGCACTTGAAGAAAGTGCCTTGACTGCCAAATGGGCGGAAGGGATGGCAAGTGCCGAATAAGAAGCCCGCATTCCCCGGATGATTTGGTCCTTTGGATTCTTCTACTCTAACATCATTGAGGTCACACCATTGGAAAAGTTGATTACGCCTTTCCCAGCGGGTATCAAGAGTGCGACTGGCAGCCATACTGCCTCCGGAGGCCCTTGTAATATGGGTTAATTGGATTTTATATCTATCTTCATGCCAGGTGCCCGCTTCGACCGCGTTGTAGAGAAGGCCGATATCGTGTTCGAGGTGTCGAAGATTGCGATATACATCGAGCGTGTATCCAGGAGGCGTGATACACCAAGTTGCGCGAACACCCACTAATCGCATGGTGTAGATCATCGCCTGTGTCGCCTCGGCATCACTGCCATCCGAATCGCATGAAATATGTCCAAGCGCAGTGAGATTTCGAGGATAGTACCAAAGGATCGGTAAAACTTTCTTCATGCGTTGCGCCGAATACAAAATAGCCCGAATAATAAGTTCGCGAAGCATATCGGCGATAGGCTGGTGGAAGAGAGGTGTTTGGTCTTTGTATAGAGGTGCGCGATCGAATTTCCAATCTAAGACCATACCATCTTCGCATCTGAGCATTTCGTCATTAACCGGCGCTGAACCGTCAGGCGCAGGAATGCCGTCTTGGTCGACCGCGATACCTTGTTGGATGTATACAACTGAGCCAAGGAGGTCGAAGCCGAATAAGATCGCCGTACCTTCACCGACTATTCGTTCACTAATGGCATTTCGCTCAGTGGCTTGGTTATGCCCATCATAGGCAAACGCTAGAGAAGTGGCATCCTTAGTAACATGGGGTGTGCCGCCAAAGAAATGAATGTTGCCAGTCAGCCCTTCAGTAATGGGATGATCGCCATTAGCTACTAGATAGCCTTCACCAAAATTGGAGATTTCATTTTTTGTGTAGGGAGCAGGGCTTTCAAATTCGACCCCAAATAAATCTTCAAGCCCGGAACAACCATCGATCGCGATCAATGTAGCTCCTTGCTCGACGTGTTCCCTGATCATTTTCTTCTCAGTGGAGTTCAGGTCAATATTGCCGGCAAGAATAAGAATAGGCGGAAGAGGAGACGTCAGATCATTGCCGTTTTTATGTATTTCATTAATAATAAAACCGGCATGATTTAGTATTTCTCGAATATAAATACTGTGTTTAGGTTTACCTGCGCATATCAAGCCAATTCGTGCCCAGTCCAATTTCTTAACCATCCAATCCTCCACAACAAGGTGTATCTCGTGTGTTAATTATTGGATGGAAAGGCAGATTGAATGAGGTTAAAAAAGATGTTAAGGGAAAGGAATATAGGTAAAAGGCGAATCTTTTCTGAAGCTATTGCATATCATTCCCGCTACTCAGTGATACGGGGCTTGGCTGACAACTATATTGCCGCTGAGAATTGTAATAGAGGTTAAGTATGTAATTATGATTGACGGCACAAGCAATACCGTGTTACAATTGCCTGAGGAGGCAGACGTTCGATTGATTAAACAAAATCGCTTAAAATTAGTCTTGTTGCTTGTGATGGTGATGATAGCCATAATCATCAGTTTTGCTCAAAAGCCTGTAGCGGTGTCCGCAATCAAGCCTGTTAGTGTTTTCAAGTTCGAAGGCCCTGTTGATGTTCCCCATGCAGACTTTGTGCTTAGAGCGATAGATAAGGCTAACAGAGACGGTTCGCAAGTGGTTGTCATGCAACTAAACACTCCAGGCGGATCACTTGATGCCACCCAGCAGATTATCACCAAGATGTTGAGCAGTCCAATCCCTGTGGTCGTTTATGTATCACCTCAAGGGGCATGGGCAGGTTCGGCGGGTGTATTTATTACAATGACAGCCGATGTCGCGGCGATGGCCCCAAGCACAACCATAGGATCTGCGCATCCGGTCTCATCGACCGGGCAAGATATCCCAAAAGATATGCGCCAGAAGCTTGAAAACTTCACTGCTGCCTGGATACACGGCATCGCCCTTCGACGCCATCGAAATGCCAATTGGGCTGAGCAGGCTGTCCGAAAGAGTGTTGCGGTTTCCGAACAACAAGCAGCTAAGCTCAAAGTGGTCGATTTTATTGCAAATGACCTTAATGACTTACTCGTGAAGCTTGATGGGCGTCAACTCACCCTTTCGAATGGCCAAAAGGTAACACTCCACACAACAAATGCTCCGATTAAAAAAATCGAAATGACCATGGCGGAGTTGTTGCTTACATTTTTAGTGAACCCGTACTTATTGATTATTCTTGGCACGATTGCGCTTTACGGGATCATCGCGGAAGTACAAAATCCGGGTGCGGTGTTTCCTGGAGTCATTGGGTCTATCGCCCTATTGTTGGTTTTATATGGGGGTTCATTCCTACCTATAAATATCGTTGGTGTCGGGCTGATCCTTCTTTCAGTTACGTTGTTTCTTGTCGATATCTATTCACCGACCCATGGCGTATTAACGGTAGGTGGGCTTATTTCACTGTTC
Coding sequences:
- a CDS encoding nodulation protein NfeD yields the protein MIKQNRLKLVLLLVMVMIAIIISFAQKPVAVSAIKPVSVFKFEGPVDVPHADFVLRAIDKANRDGSQVVVMQLNTPGGSLDATQQIITKMLSSPIPVVVYVSPQGAWAGSAGVFITMTADVAAMAPSTTIGSAHPVSSTGQDIPKDMRQKLENFTAAWIHGIALRRHRNANWAEQAVRKSVAVSEQQAAKLKVVDFIANDLNDLLVKLDGRQLTLSNGQKVTLHTTNAPIKKIEMTMAELLLTFLVNPYLLIILGTIALYGIIAEVQNPGAVFPGVIGSIALLLVLYGGSFLPINIVGVGLILLSVTLFLVDIYSPTHGVLTVGGLISLFLGLTMLFRSDYGAPEVSIAFILPLTLVIGLTFAFILSAGVRAQFRPKESGAEGMVGRLAEVKVALNPRGQVFMDGTHWNAVGPGDTIPIGQMVRVSDVKGLTLYVEPVLPDGILTGGDENSKQES